From the genome of Notolabrus celidotus isolate fNotCel1 chromosome 5, fNotCel1.pri, whole genome shotgun sequence, one region includes:
- the LOC117812418 gene encoding protein sprouty homolog 3 — protein MDHARSYRVELDSNDLQHVPVLSLNQIRALRGNNDYVDRPVALEPATQSGFFYPHDDGYPQGIYSHSPQSAFNSVLSRSQSQQQHAHLAHLSRSSTISSSASDQRLLAGLTSSHSGLGSVVRSQPKGELKPDASFGKGLTDDEAELGLHSFICERCGSCKCHECCAPRRLPSCWACGQRCLCSAESAVEYGTCLCCVKGLFYHCSAQDDEDNCADRPCSCAPAHACARWGTMGLLSLCLPCLCCYPPARLCLAMCQCAHDRATRPGCRCSNTNTVCRKISASNPNPGHPALRSKALGKPL, from the coding sequence ATGGACCATGCTCGTTCCTACAGGGTGGAGTTGGACAGCAACGACCTCCAGCATGTCCCAGTGCTGTCGCTCAACCAGATACGTGCCCTCCGGGGCAACAATGACTATGTGGACAGGCCTGTGGCTCTGGAACCGGCAACCCAGTCTGGATTTTTTTATCCCCATGATGACGGTTACCCTCAAGGAATATACTCCCACTCCCCTCAGTCAGCCTTCAATTCAGTCCTGTCTCGCAGCCAAAGTCAGCAGCAGCATGCTCACCTTGCCCACCTGAGCCGATCCAGTACCATAAGCTCTTCCGCGTCAGACCAGCGTCTGCTTGCAGGTTTGACCTCGTCTCATTCTGGCCTTGGTTCTGTGGTCCGATCTCAGCCTAAAGGAGAACTCAAGCCTGATGCTTCTTTTGGTAAAGGCCTGACGGATGATGAGGCCGAGCTAGGCCTCCATTCATTCATCTGTGAGCGGTGTGGTAGCTGTAAGTGCCACGAGTGCTGCGCGCCTCGCCGCCTGCCTTCTTGTTGGGCCTGTGGACAGCGTTGTCTGTGCTCAGCTGAGAGCGCAGTGGAGTACGGCACCTGCCTCTGCTGTGTAAAAGGCCTGTTCTACCACTGCTCTGCCCAGGATGACGAGGATAACTGTGCTGATCGTCCATGCTCCTGTGCTCCAGCTCATGCTTGTGCTCGCTGGGGCACCATGGGGCTACTGTCGCTCTGTCTGCCCTGCCTCTGCTGCTACCCCCCTGCCAGGCTGTGCCTTGCCATGTGTCAGTGTGCCCACGACCGCGCCACACGCCCCGGCTGCAGATGTAGCAACACCAACACTGTGTGCCGCAAGATTTCCGCCTCAAATCCGAACCCTGGTCACCCCGCACTTCGCAGCAAGGCCCTGGGGAAGCCATTATGA